The genomic segment gcagccgtagctcttaaccactacaccaccagggtttccttagactAGGAGTGGCTAAATAAAACCCAGCTGTATTTCTATGAGGAATGTTCAGATGGTAGAGAAGTCAGTGCCTGAGTGAAAATAATCGAATTGCAAGTGAATGTTTCCGTATTCTAATCACCACTTTCAACACCACCACGAAAATTATTTCCATGAAGAAAAAAGTGACAGTAGTCATCAAATATCTCAGGTTTATTTAACTCCACTTTCAGGGACAACATTAGACTTGGTGGTAATTTTACAAATTATCAGTCTTCAACTTGTGAAAGATATAAATAAGGAAGCATTTCTATTATACTCCTTACTTGGTAACTATTATATCATTTATTTCCAGAGAGCATGATGGAATGATATTAGCTAATGGGAAAAGATGATATGTGTGAGAAACCATGAGGGAAAGCTTCATATGAAAATTAGCAAAGACTGATGAAAAATGTCCTATGCATCTCTTGGCATCAGTAAATAACTAAACAATAGATATTAAGGATATATTAGGATTAATTcttatttgtccaatgcaacaggAAGGAGGCTGGGAGTACTTAGGGGAGGATGGGCCTGAAGACATGCTGCCAGGTCCAGAAAGAGCTcgtttcccttctgttcctgtcCTGGAGTTTAGGAGTGCAGGGCTTCTCTGAGAATATAGGGATACCCTTGACTTCTGCTTCTTAGTGGCCTGCAGGGTTTTCTCATACTCCAAGTCTCTTCAGGTATGTCCCAACTCCATAGGAGTAGACATATGGCACTTATTTAGAAAGAAAACTAGTGAGTAGGCATTGTGAACTACAAAGGAAATATAAAATGACCCCAGCCAACTGTACTTGATACAGAAAGCCAATTTTTCATTTCTGAGGCTCTGTCCCAATGGCGTCAAGCACGTGATGGTATGTGTTTGAGTTTGGTCTCTAGCCTGACATTTGGTCTTTGCATAGCCGAAAAGTTGATTCAGAAAAACTTATTTTTGCTGCAGAATAACATTTAAGAGCAGTGTCCAGTACTTTTATAGTTGTAATTATTTGTCATTTACCCATCTTCCCCAAATTCCACTTTGCAAAGGACGAGATTTATATGAATTATTGCTTCAACTATTTTTATCAATGATGACACAGTACATATTTGGTGGTGAGCACCTGTTGAAGAATGTTATGATAGCTACTGgagaataacattaaaaaaaaaaaattttgtcataaatgaaaaaaatcagtagACTTCTACTGCAGAGCTGTAGCATATTTGAAGTGTTGCTTGAGCAGATTAATGAAGATTCTGAAAAGGAAAATAGCCCAATCAAGACAATTTTATCTTGACCTTTTCCTGTgttgttaacatttaaaaaaaaaaaaaattaaggtttcTAAGTAAATTGCTGATAACTGAAAAGGAGAAACtatagaaatttctttttttaatttttattatgctttaagtgaaagtttacaaataaattcagtctctcacacaaaaacttatatacacttgctacatactcccaattactctccccctaatgagacagcccgctctctccctccgctctctctttttatGCCCATTTCtgcagcttctaacctcctctaccctctcatctcccctccaggcaggaaaggCCAACATAATCCCAAgagtctacctgatccaagaagctcactcctcaccagcatccctctccaacccattgtccaagatttagcttcgggaatggttcctgtcccagaCCAACAGAGGCTCTGGAGGCCATGGgcaccagggtccctctagtctcagtcagaccattaagtctggttttttatgaggatttagggtctgcatcccactgctctcctgctccctcaggggttctctgttgtgttccctgtcagggcagtcatcagttgtagccaggcaccatctagttcctctgatctcaggatgatatagtgtctggtttatgtgaccctttctgtctcttaaaaaaaaaaaaaaaattaccttgtgtccttggtgttcttcattctcctttgatccaggtgggttgagaccaaatgatgcatcttagatggctgcttgctagcttttaagatcccagatgccactcttcaaagtgggatgcagaatgttttcttaacagattttattatgccaattgacttagatgtcccctgaaaccatggtccccaaacccctacccctgctacactgaccttcgaagcattcagtttcttcaggaaacttctttgcttttggtttagtccagttgtggtgacctccccggttttctgtgttgttttttccttcacctaaagtagttcttatctaatatctaattagtgatacccctctcccagcctccctccctcccccctctcataaccacaaaagaatgttttcttctcagtttaaactatttctcaagttcttataatagtggccttatacaatatttgtccttttgcaactgactaacttcactcagcataatgccttccaagttcctccatgttatgaaatgtttcagagattcgtcactgttctttatcgatgtgtagtattccatctgttgatgggcatcttggttgcttccatcttttagctattgtaaacagtgctgcaataaacatgggtgtgcatatatctgttcgtataaaggctcttatttctctagggtatattccaaggggtgggattgctagatcgtatggtagctctatttctagttttttaaggaagcgccatatagatttccaaagtggttgtaccatttgacatttccaccagcagtgcttaagtgtcccaatctcttcacagcctctccaacatttattattttgtgttttttgggttaattccagccttgttggagtgagatgaaatctcatcgtagttttgatctgcatgtctttaatggctaatgatcgtgaacatttcctcacgtatctgttagctacctgaatgtcttctttagtgaagtgtctatacatatcttttgcccattttttaattgggttgtctttttgtagttgaatttttgcagtaccatgtagattttagagatcaagtactgatctgaaatgtcatagctaaaaaattttcccagtctgtaggtagtctttttactcttctggtgaagtctttgggtgagcataaatgtttgatttttaggagctcccagttatctagtttttcttctgcattcttaataatgttttgtatactctttatgccatgtattagggctcctaacactgtccctattttttcttccatgatatttattgagaaactatAGAAATTTTTAAGCTGCATTTCCTATAAAACAATTATTTTCAAGAAACTCAAATTCATACTAACAGAAAAAGTGGTCCTTCCCATGAAGGAGCTGCCTCTGATGATACTGATTTTGGTTGTTTGAAATATAGCAGTATCTACTCTCTTTTTGTTATTCTCCTCAAATTTGTTCTTTAATATTCCACTTGCACAAAATTTATAATCACTGTATAAGTGTGATTTTAGTAAGTTATAAATATCCAAATAATTTAAGAGGAGCAAACAAGTATTTTCCACAAAATCTTTATAGACATTCAATAAaactctctttttttcattttctactgCCTAATTCAAGTTTTGTTTCTCATGATAATCAAATTTCTTGTTTTCTcaacagaaaccaaaaaaataagAGTACTGGAGCCACATTCATCCTCCTGGGATTCTCAGAATACTCAGACCTCCAGGTGCCCCTCTTCATGGTCTTCCTGACCATCTACATGGTCACTGTTGTCGGGAACCTGGGCATGATCATGATCATCAGGATCAACCCTAAACTCCACaaccccatgtactttttcctcagccacttGTCCTTTGCTGATTTCTGTTACTCTTCAGTAGTTACCCCTAAACTATTAGAAAACTTGGTTGTGGAAGACAGAACCATCTCCTTCATAGGGTGCATCATGCAATTCTTCTTTCTTTGCATATTTGCGGTGGCTGAAACATACATGTTGGCAGTGATGGCTTATGATCGATTTTTAGCAGTTTGTAATCCCTTGCTCTATACAGTTGCAATGTCCCCAAAGCTTTGTCTCTTTTTGGTGGCTGCCTCATACTCTTGGAGTATAGTCTCTTCCTTGACATTCACCTACTTTCTGTTGACATTATCCTTCTGTGAGACCAACTTCATAAACAACTTTGTCTGTGAGCATGCTGCCATTGTTGCCGTGTCTTGCTCTGACCCCTACATTAGTCAGGAGATCATTTTAGTGTCGGCCACATTCAATGAAATAAGTAGCCTTATGATCATtcttacatcttatattttcatttttatcactATCATGAAGAAGCCATCAACTGGGAGGAGATACAAGAccttctccacctgtgcctcccacctaaCTACCATCACCATCTTCCATGGAACCATCCTTTTTCTCTACTGTGTGCCTAATTCCAAGGGCTCAGGAATCATGGTCAAGGAGgcctctgtgttttacacagtGGTCATCCCCATGCTGAATCCCCTGATCTATAGCCTCAGGAACAAAGATGTGAAGGAGGCAGTTAGGAAGTTAGTGAATACCAAGTTACCCTGTCACAAACTGTAAAGTTGGTaaagatttatttattcatttttccagaGAATTGTGAGAGCTGCCTAAGTGTTAAAGCTGTTATATTGATTCAGATTCATTTTCAAATAGCAAAGCAGTGCATGTGTCCAATGTAACTCCGCATTTGATTGCTCAACCAATAACATTTTTCCTTACAGCTTAGCAAATTAGTTGAAAAATAATTAGTAAGATGGTAATTAAAGCTTGGTTCATTTAAACTAAGGCTCTTGAATCAGAATTTGGCAATTAAAGTTTTCTGAGTTAGTGCGTATGGCAATGTGGCTACCCATGTAAATGAAGTCATTCTGAGAATGGATTTATAGAGATGTTCTGAAAATGTATAGCTTAGCAAGAGAGAGGATACATCATAGCACAATACAGTAAACATAGTAAACAAAGATCTATCTGTTCAACACTCATGCATGAAACATATTGAAAATAttaatttcatattttaataTGCACATAAGACATATCTCTGCCTCAACACGGTCCAAAATATGGGTGGCTTAAATTTTATTTggtaatataaattttattttctgtcgTATACTAAGAGACTCAAACATATTATGCTTTGCTAATACATGGGGTCCTCCTATTTTGTCTGATCTTGGCTGATGAACTCACCTCAGGGCAATAGGTGTGTACATTGATTGGACAGCTCCGTTTCATGTATCTGTGATCCTTCTTGGACCATCTGGGTAGCTAGTGTATGCTCTTCCAATGTCAGTGGCTGAGTTACAAAAGGAAACATGCCTTAACAAAAGCTTTTCAAGCAACTGTTTTTGTTATATTCTACTAGGCATTATGAATCACATAGCTGAGACCAAAGTCAAGGATTAAATAATTATGTCTGCCTCTTGTAGAGCTTAAAAGTTACATGGCAAGGAGCATAGATAGATAGAGGAATGAATAATTGGATCCAATATTTCAATCTACTTAAGTTTTAGGTAAATATTACCCCATGGAAAATATCCTTTCTTGATATTTCAGATAAATATAACTTAACTATAATAGGTTTTACACAAGCCTTTATAAAGTAATGGATCATTTTATGAAATGACTGTCTTTGCTGAGTGACACTGCTTGTTGTGATTGAAGTTAGATTATATCTTGATAAATTTTCCAGTGTCATGATCCTAATCTAATTACAAAGTATGAAATGTAACTCGCTTTGTATAAAGAATGAGCATTTTATCCTATGTGAAAAATtgtattttctttcaatataaaCCATTACtagaatattttgtattctattctgtttgctTAGCAACatataatactttttttcaacatacCATGATATATAAAAATAGTATTGTGTTCCTTATTTAACTTTTAATTGTCACCAGATGCCATACACAATCAAG from the Loxodonta africana isolate mLoxAfr1 chromosome 7, mLoxAfr1.hap2, whole genome shotgun sequence genome contains:
- the LOC100676389 gene encoding olfactory receptor 5D13-like, with the translated sequence MNHSSASVFRNQKNKSTGATFILLGFSEYSDLQVPLFMVFLTIYMVTVVGNLGMIMIIRINPKLHNPMYFFLSHLSFADFCYSSVVTPKLLENLVVEDRTISFIGCIMQFFFLCIFAVAETYMLAVMAYDRFLAVCNPLLYTVAMSPKLCLFLVAASYSWSIVSSLTFTYFLLTLSFCETNFINNFVCEHAAIVAVSCSDPYISQEIILVSATFNEISSLMIILTSYIFIFITIMKKPSTGRRYKTFSTCASHLTTITIFHGTILFLYCVPNSKGSGIMVKEASVFYTVVIPMLNPLIYSLRNKDVKEAVRKLVNTKLPCHKL